In a single window of the Flavobacterium ammoniigenes genome:
- a CDS encoding methylmalonyl-CoA mutase subunit beta has product MKPLFTNFAPVSAKEWKQKIQFELKGADYNETLIWNSPEDIKVKPFYDKEDIKEVLSVATKATDFNICQTIFVHDVDKSIARALDSLNRGAESIAFTIEDESTDVIKLLEKLPLNNTPIFFDFNFISIDFVQKLATIAKTKKAIIYCNLDPIGHLAKEGNWFTTNEKDNFETLNQLVQKDNSLSLFSVNGSLYQNAGATIVQQIAYTLAHANEYFNRIEVTTPHTMVLEIAVGTNYFFEIAKLRAIRLLFDTITREYNQNWNCHLLVRPTKRNKTLYDYNVNMLRTTTECMSAILGGADTIANLPYDALYHKDNEFGDRIARNQLLILKNESYFDKVNNPSDGSYYIESLTHQLADKALVLFKDIEANGGFLKQLNEGIIKRKIQESADKEQDLFDTGKEILLGTNKHANKDDRMKHDLELFPFVKIKPRKTLITPIIEKRLAEKIEQGRLEKE; this is encoded by the coding sequence TATAACGAAACCTTGATTTGGAACTCACCAGAAGATATTAAGGTCAAACCGTTTTATGACAAAGAAGATATAAAAGAAGTACTATCTGTTGCTACTAAAGCAACTGATTTTAATATCTGCCAAACTATTTTTGTACATGATGTTGACAAATCAATTGCACGGGCTTTAGATAGTTTAAACAGAGGGGCAGAAAGTATTGCTTTCACTATAGAAGACGAGTCTACAGATGTAATAAAATTGTTAGAGAAGTTGCCATTGAACAATACACCTATTTTCTTTGATTTCAATTTCATTTCAATCGATTTTGTACAAAAATTGGCAACCATAGCCAAAACAAAAAAAGCAATCATCTATTGCAACCTAGATCCTATAGGCCATTTAGCCAAAGAAGGAAATTGGTTTACCACCAATGAAAAAGATAATTTTGAAACTTTAAATCAACTCGTACAGAAAGACAATTCGCTTTCATTGTTTAGTGTAAATGGATCGTTATATCAAAATGCCGGCGCTACCATTGTTCAGCAAATTGCTTATACTTTGGCCCATGCCAATGAATATTTTAACCGCATTGAGGTAACTACACCACACACTATGGTGCTAGAAATTGCGGTAGGAACCAATTACTTTTTTGAAATCGCTAAACTAAGAGCCATCCGATTATTGTTTGATACGATTACAAGAGAATACAATCAAAATTGGAATTGCCACTTACTGGTTAGACCAACAAAAAGAAATAAAACCTTATACGATTACAACGTAAATATGCTTCGCACCACAACCGAATGCATGAGCGCAATTCTTGGAGGTGCTGATACAATTGCCAATTTACCTTATGATGCTTTGTACCACAAAGACAATGAGTTTGGAGATCGTATTGCTCGAAACCAATTGTTGATTTTGAAAAACGAAAGCTATTTCGACAAGGTCAATAACCCTTCCGATGGTAGCTACTACATTGAAAGTTTGACCCATCAATTAGCAGATAAAGCCTTGGTACTATTTAAAGATATCGAAGCCAATGGAGGATTCTTAAAACAACTGAATGAAGGAATCATCAAAAGAAAAATTCAAGAAAGTGCCGACAAAGAACAAGACTTATTTGATACCGGAAAAGAAATTTTACTAGGTACAAATAAACATGCTAATAAAGACGATCGGATGAAACACGACTTGGAACTTTTTCCATTTGTCAAAATAAAACCAAGAAAAACATTGATCACTCCCATTATTGAAAAACGTCTTGCCGAGAAAATAGAACAAGGACGATTGGAAAAAGAATAA
- the scpA gene encoding methylmalonyl-CoA mutase: MKRKDLQHIQIKSVENGPVAIKAEAHFQTAEGIGLKPTYTQQDIQKLEHLDFGAGFAPNLRGPYATMYVRRPWTVRQYAGFSTAEESNAFYRRNLAAGQKGLSIAFDLPTHRGYDSDHERVVGDVGKAGVAIDSVEDMKVLFDQIPLDEMSVSMTMNGAVLPIMAFYIVAAEEQGVSPEKLSGTIQNDILKEFMVRNTYIYPPTPSMKIIADIFEYTSKNMPKFNSISISGYHMQEAGATADIELAYTLADGLEYIRTGLAAGMKIDEFAPRLSFFWAIGMNHFMEIAKMRAGRMIWAKLVQQFEPKDGKSLALRTHCQTSGWSLTEQDPFNNVARTCIEAAAAAFGGTQSLHTNALDEAIALPTDFSARIARNTQLYLQDETKITKTVDPWAGSYYVENLTHEIAQSAWKLIEEVEELGGMTKAIESGIPKLRIEEAAARKQARIDSGQDIIVGVNQYRLDKEDPLQILDVDNQMVRKQQLEQLDCIKSSRNNDKVKKSLDQLIQCAKTAEGNLLEIAVEAARNRATLGEISDALETVFGRYKAQIKSFSGVYSKEIKNDESFEKAKQLANVFADKEGRRPRIMIAKMGQDGHDRGAKVVATGYADVGFDVDIGPLFQTPAEAAKQAVENDVHILGVSSLAAGHKTLVPQVIEELKKYGREDIMVVVGGVIPAQDYQFLFDAGAVAVFGPGTKISDAAIKILTILID, encoded by the coding sequence ATGAAAAGAAAAGACCTCCAACATATTCAAATCAAGTCTGTAGAAAATGGTCCTGTTGCAATTAAAGCAGAAGCTCATTTTCAAACAGCAGAAGGAATTGGTTTGAAACCAACCTATACCCAACAAGATATTCAAAAATTAGAGCATCTGGATTTCGGGGCAGGGTTTGCACCCAACCTACGAGGACCCTATGCGACTATGTATGTACGTCGTCCTTGGACAGTGCGGCAATATGCAGGGTTTTCTACTGCCGAGGAAAGTAATGCTTTTTACCGACGCAATTTAGCCGCAGGCCAAAAAGGACTTTCCATAGCTTTTGATTTACCTACCCACCGTGGCTACGATTCGGATCACGAACGCGTGGTGGGCGATGTTGGAAAAGCAGGTGTCGCCATCGATTCTGTAGAAGATATGAAAGTCTTGTTTGACCAAATTCCGTTGGATGAAATGTCAGTATCCATGACGATGAATGGGGCTGTACTTCCGATTATGGCTTTTTATATTGTTGCTGCAGAAGAACAAGGCGTGTCTCCAGAAAAATTATCAGGCACCATTCAGAATGATATTTTGAAAGAGTTTATGGTTCGAAATACCTATATCTATCCTCCCACTCCTTCGATGAAAATTATTGCTGATATTTTTGAATACACTAGCAAAAACATGCCGAAATTCAATTCTATATCTATTTCGGGCTACCATATGCAAGAAGCTGGTGCTACCGCTGATATTGAGTTAGCTTATACTTTAGCCGATGGACTAGAATACATTCGTACAGGTTTAGCGGCAGGAATGAAAATTGACGAATTTGCACCTAGACTTTCCTTCTTTTGGGCCATCGGAATGAACCATTTTATGGAAATTGCCAAAATGCGTGCAGGACGAATGATCTGGGCCAAATTAGTCCAACAATTTGAACCGAAAGACGGTAAATCATTAGCATTGCGAACACATTGCCAAACATCAGGTTGGAGCTTAACCGAACAAGATCCGTTTAATAATGTGGCAAGAACATGTATTGAAGCAGCTGCAGCGGCTTTTGGCGGTACGCAATCCTTACATACCAACGCTTTAGATGAAGCTATTGCATTGCCGACCGATTTTTCAGCAAGAATAGCTCGAAACACACAGTTGTATCTTCAAGACGAAACCAAAATCACTAAAACAGTAGATCCTTGGGCTGGGAGCTATTATGTAGAGAACCTAACCCATGAAATTGCTCAAAGCGCTTGGAAGTTAATCGAAGAAGTGGAAGAATTAGGGGGGATGACCAAAGCTATTGAGTCAGGTATACCAAAACTACGAATTGAAGAAGCCGCAGCTAGAAAGCAAGCACGTATTGATAGTGGACAAGATATTATTGTAGGAGTAAATCAATATCGTTTAGATAAAGAAGATCCGCTACAAATTTTGGATGTGGATAATCAAATGGTGCGTAAGCAACAATTAGAACAATTGGATTGTATTAAATCTAGTCGTAATAATGACAAGGTTAAAAAAAGTCTAGATCAATTAATTCAATGCGCCAAAACAGCTGAAGGAAATTTATTAGAAATTGCAGTTGAAGCAGCTAGAAACAGAGCAACTTTAGGAGAAATTAGCGATGCTCTAGAGACGGTTTTTGGAAGATATAAAGCACAAATTAAATCATTTAGCGGTGTGTATAGTAAAGAAATAAAAAATGACGAAAGTTTCGAAAAAGCAAAACAACTAGCCAATGTTTTTGCAGATAAAGAAGGTAGAAGACCTAGAATCATGATTGCTAAAATGGGCCAAGATGGACATGATCGTGGTGCCAAGGTAGTTGCTACGGGGTATGCCGACGTGGGTTTTGATGTGGATATTGGTCCGCTTTTTCAAACACCTGCTGAAGCAGCTAAACAAGCCGTAGAAAATGATGTGCATATACTTGGCGTTTCATCATTAGCAGCTGGCCACAAAACCTTAGTGCCTCAAGTGATCGAAGAATTAAAAAAATACGGCAGAGAAGATATTATGGTTGTTGTGGGTGGCGTTATACCAGCACAAGATTATCAATTCTTATTTGATGCTGGAGCGGTAGCGGTATTTGGTCCCGGAACCAAAATTAGTGATGCTGCCATCAAAATATTAACTATTTTAATTGATTAA
- a CDS encoding peptidoglycan-binding protein LysM: MIKKWHYYSTLLLIIAFLSLGFKPFNLDSNPWFLTDGLNQSDYLFPSHKQEDYAKLNIPYTGNFFIGFKEAIAFKESQGKYKKINSLGYLGKYQFGPGTLRTIGVHNTSAFLKNPDLQEKAFIALLAKNKWLLRKEISKYEGAVINGILITESGILAAAHLGGVRTVKRFFRSNGERYFRDVYGTSIVSYMKAFGGYDTSFIEPDKHASI; encoded by the coding sequence ATGATAAAGAAATGGCATTATTATTCCACTTTACTACTGATTATCGCTTTTTTAAGCTTAGGTTTTAAACCTTTCAATTTAGATTCCAATCCTTGGTTTCTTACAGACGGATTAAATCAATCCGATTATCTATTTCCATCTCACAAACAAGAAGACTACGCCAAATTGAATATTCCGTATACTGGAAATTTTTTCATTGGTTTTAAAGAAGCAATTGCTTTCAAAGAGTCGCAAGGAAAGTACAAAAAAATCAATTCCTTAGGTTATTTAGGAAAATACCAATTTGGACCTGGAACTTTGCGTACAATTGGGGTTCACAATACTTCCGCTTTTTTGAAAAATCCCGATTTGCAAGAAAAAGCATTTATAGCGCTATTAGCAAAAAACAAATGGCTACTCAGAAAAGAAATTTCAAAGTATGAAGGGGCTGTTATTAATGGAATTCTTATTACAGAATCTGGAATTTTGGCCGCTGCCCATTTAGGAGGAGTTCGTACAGTAAAGCGATTCTTTAGATCCAACGGTGAGCGTTACTTTAGGGATGTTTATGGCACTTCGATTGTGAGTTATATGAAGGCTTTTGGGGGCTATGATACTTCATTTATAGAGCCAGATAAACACGCTTCAATATAA
- the mltG gene encoding endolytic transglycosylase MltG — MNIKKSITSVSIVVISALIIYGLIMVRQIFSDNTKFEATEVYVYIPTDSDYEAVKQIVAPYVNDMDRFDAVANKKKYPNNVKPGKFLFKKGMNSNELINALRINNEVKLSFNNQERLEDFAGRIGSEIEADSVSLLAAFKDTTFLKENGFNEENVLTMFIPNTYELYWNTTATKFRDKMIKEYRNFWNEERVAKAKSQGLTPTEATILASIVHKESVKKDERPRIAGVYLNRLHKGILLQADPTVIYAVKKKSNDFKQVIKRVLNKDLQVASPYNTYYSAGLPPGPIAMPDITAIEAVLNPEKHNYIYFCASVTRFGYHDFAVTQAEHEQNAKKYYNWINSQGVKR, encoded by the coding sequence TTGAATATCAAAAAAAGTATCACTTCAGTAAGTATCGTTGTAATTTCCGCATTAATCATTTACGGATTGATTATGGTGCGCCAAATATTTTCCGACAATACTAAATTCGAAGCAACTGAAGTTTATGTCTACATCCCAACCGATTCAGATTATGAAGCCGTAAAACAAATTGTTGCTCCTTATGTGAATGATATGGATCGATTTGATGCAGTTGCAAATAAAAAGAAGTACCCTAACAATGTTAAGCCAGGTAAGTTTTTATTCAAAAAAGGGATGAATAGCAACGAATTGATTAATGCATTGCGAATCAATAATGAAGTAAAATTATCATTCAATAATCAAGAACGATTAGAAGACTTTGCTGGACGAATAGGTTCTGAAATTGAAGCGGATAGTGTTTCATTACTGGCTGCTTTTAAAGACACTACCTTTTTAAAAGAAAATGGTTTTAATGAAGAAAATGTGTTGACTATGTTTATTCCCAATACCTATGAATTGTATTGGAATACTACGGCCACTAAGTTTCGCGATAAAATGATTAAAGAATACCGCAATTTTTGGAATGAAGAGCGTGTTGCTAAAGCCAAATCACAAGGTTTGACACCAACAGAAGCAACAATATTAGCTTCGATTGTCCATAAAGAATCGGTAAAAAAAGATGAAAGACCCAGAATTGCGGGGGTGTATTTGAATCGTTTGCACAAAGGTATTTTATTGCAAGCCGATCCTACGGTTATTTATGCTGTGAAAAAGAAATCCAACGATTTTAAACAAGTAATTAAACGAGTATTAAATAAAGATTTACAAGTAGCCTCGCCATACAACACTTATTATAGTGCAGGTTTACCTCCTGGTCCAATTGCAATGCCGGATATTACAGCAATCGAGGCAGTGTTGAATCCAGAAAAACACAACTATATTTATTTCTGCGCTAGTGTAACACGTTTTGGTTACCATGATTTTGCCGTAACTCAAGCGGAACATGAACAAAATGCAAAGAAATATTACAATTGGATTAACAGTCAAGGCGTAAAAAGATAA
- a CDS encoding GNAT family N-acetyltransferase, whose translation MITLKGETIYLRALEPNDLEFVYAMENDQSIWEVSNTQTPYSRFLVKQYLENAHQDIYEAKQLRMAICQDEDFPALGLIDLFDFDPHNRRAGIGIVIQSIENRKQNIGSEALELLIKYAFHNLNLHQLYANIATENTASIALFTKFGFEKIGVKKDWTLVSGSYKDEALYQLINHSF comes from the coding sequence ATGATAACATTAAAAGGCGAAACTATTTATTTGCGTGCATTGGAACCTAATGATTTGGAGTTTGTCTATGCAATGGAAAACGACCAGAGCATTTGGGAGGTAAGTAATACACAAACTCCATATAGTCGTTTTTTGGTAAAACAGTATTTAGAAAACGCCCATCAAGATATTTATGAGGCCAAACAATTGCGAATGGCCATTTGTCAAGACGAAGATTTTCCAGCTTTGGGTTTAATTGATTTGTTTGATTTTGATCCTCATAATAGACGCGCCGGAATAGGAATTGTAATTCAATCCATTGAGAATAGAAAACAAAACATCGGTTCAGAAGCATTAGAATTGCTTATCAAATATGCTTTTCACAATTTGAACCTGCACCAATTGTATGCAAATATTGCTACTGAAAACACGGCTAGTATAGCACTTTTTACTAAATTTGGCTTTGAAAAAATAGGCGTTAAAAAGGATTGGACCTTAGTCAGCGGAAGTTACAAAGACGAGGCCCTTTATCAATTAATTAATCATTCATTTTAA
- the dapF gene encoding diaminopimelate epimerase, producing the protein MQLEFYKYQGTGNDFVMIDNRSNTFPKENTQLVAHLCDRRFGIGADGLILLDTDATSDFRMVYYNSDGNLSSMCGNGGRCLVAFAKKLNVIQNETTFMATDGLHHATVGADGIVSLQMIDVAEIKNTQDYSFLNTGSPHHVQIVEDLKHFNVKENGAAIRYGNLYGQAGSNINFVKKIDETTFSLRTYERGVEDETLACGTGATAVAIAMNATGQTNSNEINLNVEGGKLAVSFDKVNEKYTNVFLKGPAEFVFKGTIEI; encoded by the coding sequence ATGCAATTAGAATTTTATAAATACCAAGGAACCGGAAACGATTTTGTCATGATTGACAATCGTTCGAATACTTTTCCTAAAGAAAATACGCAATTAGTAGCTCATTTGTGCGACCGTCGTTTTGGGATTGGTGCGGATGGATTGATTTTATTAGATACTGATGCCACTTCTGATTTCAGAATGGTGTATTACAATTCGGATGGAAATCTAAGTTCGATGTGTGGTAATGGAGGTCGTTGTTTGGTGGCTTTTGCCAAAAAACTAAATGTGATTCAAAACGAAACTACTTTTATGGCTACCGATGGTTTGCATCATGCTACAGTGGGAGCGGATGGAATTGTTTCTTTGCAGATGATTGATGTTGCCGAAATCAAAAATACACAAGACTATTCTTTTTTAAATACTGGTTCTCCGCATCATGTTCAAATTGTAGAGGATTTAAAACATTTTAATGTAAAAGAAAATGGTGCTGCCATTCGTTACGGAAACTTGTACGGACAAGCTGGGAGTAATATCAATTTTGTAAAGAAAATTGACGAAACAACTTTTTCTTTACGAACGTATGAAAGAGGAGTTGAGGATGAAACTTTGGCTTGTGGAACAGGGGCTACTGCGGTTGCTATAGCAATGAATGCAACAGGTCAAACTAATTCAAATGAAATTAATTTGAATGTTGAAGGCGGAAAATTAGCGGTTTCATTTGATAAAGTAAATGAGAAATATACCAATGTATTTTTAAAAGGTCCAGCCGAATTTGTTTTTAAAGGAACAATCGAAATCTAA
- a CDS encoding Do family serine endopeptidase, with protein sequence MNRFSNLFLVSLMSGAVTLSAYKLLFDQDGYFSKNNNGLVTVANDFYGKRIGFSPENVDFTESAEKTIHTVVHVKNVSRRTITNPIMEFFYGYGGSQQHEQIGTGSGVIISEDGYIVTNNHVIKDATEIEITLNNKKSYKAKLIGTDSKMDIALLKINADEKLPYTAFANSDSVKIGEWVLAVGNPYNLTSTVTAGIVSAKARNLNTSGIQSFIQTDAAVNPGNSGGALVNTRGELIGINTMISSPTGSYTGYSFAVPSNIARKIIEDIMEYGNVQRGILGVEGGELNSKSSKELGISQTEGFYVNKVTKRSGAEKAGLQKGDVIIKLDNQSIATFADLSGYINTKRPNDKVAVTIIREGKNKVVPVILSKNEYFNTEFKGLELENIDANDKKRFRLNYGVKIKSITNENLKAYETELLGNIILSIDNIKATDIETVSKLLNNKEENQSIRIEMINQNGEIFRIII encoded by the coding sequence ATGAATCGCTTTTCAAATCTATTTTTAGTTTCCCTCATGAGTGGGGCTGTAACCTTAAGTGCGTACAAACTGTTATTTGACCAAGATGGTTATTTTTCAAAAAACAACAATGGATTAGTTACTGTTGCCAATGATTTTTATGGCAAACGAATAGGATTCTCACCAGAGAATGTAGATTTCACCGAATCGGCAGAGAAAACCATTCATACCGTTGTTCACGTTAAAAATGTTTCTCGAAGAACCATTACCAATCCCATTATGGAATTCTTTTATGGCTATGGCGGCAGCCAACAACATGAACAAATTGGTACCGGTTCGGGTGTGATTATTTCCGAAGATGGTTATATTGTAACAAATAATCACGTGATCAAAGACGCTACCGAAATAGAAATTACGTTAAATAATAAAAAATCGTACAAAGCAAAACTTATTGGTACCGACTCCAAAATGGATATTGCTTTGTTGAAAATCAATGCCGATGAAAAATTACCCTACACGGCTTTCGCTAATTCCGATTCAGTAAAAATTGGAGAATGGGTTTTGGCTGTTGGAAATCCGTACAACTTAACCTCAACAGTAACTGCTGGAATTGTATCTGCCAAAGCACGAAATTTAAACACCAGTGGCATTCAATCTTTTATTCAAACCGATGCTGCGGTGAATCCAGGAAATAGTGGTGGTGCCTTGGTGAATACCCGTGGCGAATTAATTGGAATTAATACCATGATCAGTTCTCCAACGGGAAGTTACACCGGTTATTCATTTGCTGTCCCTTCCAATATTGCCCGAAAAATAATCGAAGATATTATGGAATATGGGAACGTTCAAAGAGGAATCCTAGGTGTTGAAGGAGGCGAATTAAATTCAAAATCATCAAAAGAATTAGGTATTTCACAGACTGAAGGTTTCTATGTCAATAAAGTAACCAAACGATCTGGAGCTGAAAAAGCAGGACTTCAAAAAGGAGACGTTATAATTAAATTGGACAATCAATCAATAGCAACTTTTGCTGATTTATCGGGCTACATCAACACCAAACGCCCTAATGATAAGGTGGCTGTGACTATCATACGAGAAGGAAAAAACAAAGTAGTTCCAGTAATTTTAAGTAAAAACGAATACTTTAATACCGAATTCAAAGGTTTAGAATTGGAAAATATTGACGCTAATGATAAAAAAAGATTCCGCTTGAATTATGGTGTAAAAATCAAATCGATAACCAATGAAAATTTAAAAGCCTACGAAACCGAACTTTTAGGGAATATCATTCTTAGTATTGATAACATAAAGGCAACAGATATTGAAACTGTTTCCAAATTACTCAATAATAAAGAAGAAAATCAGAGCATTCGCATTGAAATGATCAATCAAAATGGAGAAATTTTTCGAATAATTATTTAA
- a CDS encoding Lrp/AsnC family transcriptional regulator: MITIDAIDKKILRLLQEDAHLTLKDISNKINLSLTPVHDRVKRLQKEGIIEKYVSILNKKKLGMHLTVYCQVTLVKQTHDVSEGFNASILNMPEVIECNFVSGNFDYLLKVVLPDMDSYHHFHQQKLSVLPEVSLINSFFIISEVKTTTVIPIN; this comes from the coding sequence ATGATTACTATTGATGCTATTGACAAAAAAATTCTTCGTTTACTACAAGAAGATGCTCATTTAACCCTTAAAGACATTTCGAATAAGATTAATTTATCGTTGACGCCAGTTCACGATAGAGTAAAACGTTTGCAAAAAGAAGGGATAATAGAAAAATACGTTTCCATTCTGAATAAAAAGAAACTAGGAATGCATCTAACGGTCTATTGTCAGGTCACTTTAGTGAAGCAAACCCATGATGTGTCGGAAGGATTTAATGCTTCAATTTTGAACATGCCCGAAGTAATCGAATGTAATTTTGTTTCTGGAAATTTTGATTATTTACTCAAAGTAGTGTTACCTGATATGGATAGTTACCATCATTTTCACCAACAAAAATTATCGGTATTGCCCGAAGTTTCTTTGATTAATAGTTTCTTTATAATCTCGGAGGTAAAGACCACTACGGTTATTCCAATAAATTAA
- the ald gene encoding alanine dehydrogenase → MIIGVPKEIKNNENRVALTPAGVAEFKKHGHVIYVQASAGENSGFNDSAYTNAGAIILPTIEAVYEIAEMIVKVKEPIASEYPLIKKDQLLFTYFHFASSEALTKAMIERDAVCLAYETVEKSDRSLPLLVPMSEVAGRMSIQEGAKYLEKPMQGKGILLGGVPGVNPAKVVVLGGGIVGTQAAKMAAGLGAKVTIMDVSLARLRQLSDIMPANVTTLMSNHYNICEAIAEADLVIGAVLIPGAKAPHLITKDMLQLMSPGTVVVDVAVDQGGCIATCTPTTHENPTFVIDGIVHYCVANMPGAVPYTSTLALTNATLPYALQLANKGWKKACNENEELKKGLNIANGKIVYKGVADAWGLPFEDVASIL, encoded by the coding sequence ATGATAATAGGTGTTCCAAAAGAAATTAAAAACAACGAAAATCGTGTAGCCCTAACACCTGCAGGTGTGGCTGAATTCAAAAAGCACGGACATGTGATTTATGTTCAAGCTAGTGCTGGTGAAAATAGTGGTTTTAACGATAGCGCTTACACCAATGCGGGGGCAATCATATTACCCACTATCGAAGCGGTATACGAAATTGCAGAAATGATTGTTAAGGTCAAAGAACCTATCGCTTCTGAATACCCTTTAATTAAAAAAGACCAATTACTATTTACTTATTTCCATTTTGCTTCATCAGAAGCATTAACCAAAGCCATGATCGAACGCGATGCGGTATGTTTGGCTTATGAAACTGTTGAAAAATCAGATCGCAGTTTACCTCTTTTGGTACCTATGTCGGAAGTAGCAGGAAGAATGTCGATTCAAGAGGGGGCTAAATATTTAGAAAAACCTATGCAAGGAAAAGGAATCCTTTTAGGAGGAGTTCCGGGTGTCAACCCTGCTAAAGTAGTCGTTTTAGGAGGAGGAATTGTAGGAACTCAAGCAGCAAAAATGGCTGCAGGTTTGGGTGCTAAAGTTACTATAATGGATGTGAGTTTGGCTCGTTTGCGCCAACTATCAGATATCATGCCTGCTAATGTGACTACCTTAATGTCGAATCATTATAACATTTGTGAAGCTATAGCTGAAGCCGATCTTGTTATTGGAGCCGTATTAATTCCAGGAGCCAAAGCGCCTCATTTAATTACAAAAGACATGTTGCAATTAATGAGTCCAGGAACAGTTGTGGTTGACGTAGCTGTAGATCAAGGAGGTTGTATTGCAACTTGTACACCAACTACTCACGAAAATCCAACTTTCGTTATCGACGGAATTGTTCATTATTGCGTAGCTAATATGCCAGGAGCAGTACCTTACACTTCAACTTTGGCTTTGACCAATGCTACTTTGCCCTATGCTTTACAACTGGCTAACAAAGGTTGGAAAAAAGCCTGTAACGAGAACGAAGAGTTGAAAAAAGGATTAAACATTGCCAATGGTAAAATTGTATACAAAGGAGTGGCTGACGCTTGGGGTTTACCTTTTGAAGATGTAGCCAGTATTTTATAA